The sequence below is a genomic window from Streptomyces sp. B21-105.
CGAGCCCTCCATCGGCCTGCATCCCTCGAACGTGGACGGCCTGCTGGGCGTCATGCGCGATCTGCTCCGCGACGGCAACTCCGTGGTCCTCGTCGACCACGACGTCCAGGTCCTGCGCGAAGCCGACTGGCTCATCGAGATCGGCCCCGGCTCCGGCACCGAAGGCGGCACGGTCCTGGCAACCGGCGACGTCACGGCTCTCGGCGAGAACCCCGACTCCGTGATCGGTGGATTCCTCACCGGCCGCGAACCCGTCCTGGTCCGCCGACGGGCCGAACGCGACGTGATGTTCGACCAAGGCCGCATCCACCTGTCCACCCGACCCCTGCATACCGTGCACGCCCTGGACGTCGACATCCCCCAGGGCCGCCTGACCGCCGTGACCGGCGTGTCCGGATCGGGCAAGACCACGCTGATCCTCGAAAGCCTGATCCCCGCGCTGCGGGCGAAAGCCGCGGGCAGCGCGCTGCCCGACCACGTGAGGGCGGTGGACGCCCGGACGATCACCCGGGTGAACACGGTCGACGCCACCCCCATCGGCGTCAACGTCCGCTCCACCGTCGCCACCTACAGCGGCATCCTCGACGACCTGCGCCGCGCCTACGCCGCCACCGACGCGGCCGGGCAGCGGGGGCTCACCGCCGCGGACTTCTCCTACAACACCGGCTCCCTGCGCTGCCCCCGGTGCGAAGGCACCGGCCAGGTCTCCCTCGACGTCCAGTTCCTGCCCGACGTCGACATCGCCTGCCCCGCGTGCGACGGCGCCCGGTACGCCCCCGCGGCCGCCGACATCCGCCGCCCGGCCCCCGAGAACCCCGACGACGGGCTGTCGTTGCCGGAACTGCTCGCCCTCACCGTCGGGCAGGCGATCGAGCAGGTCGGTGACATCCGCCGGGTGAGGACCCGGCTCCAAGCCCTCATCGACCTCGGGCTCGGATATCTCACCCTCGGCGAAGACACCCCCGCCCTGTCCGGCGGCGAGGCACAGCGGCTGAAGCTCGCCACCGAGCTGACCCGCGACCAGTCCGACACCCTCTTCGTCCTGGACGAACCCAGCGTCGGCCTCCACCCCCTCGACATCCGCACACTCCTGGACGTCCTCCAGCGGCTGGGCGACAACGGCGCCACCGTCATCGTCATCGAACACGACCTGGACATGATCGCCAACGCCGACTACGTCATCGACATGGGCCCCGGAGGCGGCGCCGCCGGCGGCACCGTCGTCGCCACGGGAACACCCGACGACCTCGCACATGACCCGCACAGCGTCACCGCCCGCTACCTCAGCCGCCATCTGCACCCGACGAAGCCGTGAACCGACCCGGCAGGGCAGCGGGACCTTCACGACGGACCCCCTTCTAGAATCTTCGGCATGGCGACACGACTCGTGCAGATCAACATGAAGGCCCTGGACGACCTGCTGCTCGGCCGGTTCTGGGCGGAGGCACTCGGGTGGGGTGTCGACAGTGAGGGACCCGGCGTGACCAACCTCGAACCCGTGGGCTTCGCCTACCCCGCCCCCGCGGCCGTCTGCATCGACCTCGTCGCCCGACCGGAACCCAAAACGGTGAAGAACCGGGTCCACGTCGATCTGGCCACCACCTCGACCGCACATCAGACGGAGTTGGTCGCGCGCCTGAGGGATCTCGGCGCGAGGCCCGCCGACGTGGGTCAGGGCGAGGTCCCCTGGACGGTGATGGCCGATCCGGAGGGCAACGAGTTCTGCGTCCTGGAGCCCCGTCCCCGCTACCGGGACACCGGGCCGATCGCCGCGGTGGTGGTGGACTGCACCGACCCACGGGAGATGGCCCGGTTCTGGGGCGAGGCGATGGACTGGACGCTGCACGAGGTCACCGACGACCACGCGTCCATGCGCTCCGCCGAAGGCGTCGGGCCCTACCTTGAGTTCGTGCGCACCCCCGACACCAAAAAGGTGTGGAACCGCGTCCACCTCGACGTCTGCCCCTACCCCGGTGACGACCCGGCAGCAGAGGAAGCCCGACTGTGCGCCCTGGGCGCCACCGACCCCGGCGTCGACCGGTCCGCGATCCACTGGACGGTTCTGGCCGATCCGGAGAACAACGAGTTCTGCCTCCTTTCCCCTCGCTGACCTGGAGCAACCGCTCGGACACTCGCAGTGTCCGTCGCGTCGGCAGGCCGCGAACCGGCCGCGAACCGGCTTGTCGGCCGAAATTCCCGCCGAAGTCAGCGACCCGAACCGCGCACGGGAGTCGAGTTCCGGGTAGCCGGCCGGCGGCAGGACGCGCTCCGGTGTGCGGGCGGCGCCGTCCAGCCAACTCGTCGTCCACCCCGGGCCGGCCGGGACGCCGACCGTCCGTGGTCCGTCAGCCTGCCAGCCACTCGGCCAGAACCGCCGCCTGGCTGTGATCCACGTCCTTGGTCGCCGTCAGCAGTGTCAGCCGGTCGTGGGCGGCGAGGTCCCGCAGGCGCCCGGCTGCCTCGCGGTGTCCCGCATCGCGCAACTCGGCGCGGTAGCGGCGGCGGAACTCGGTGAAACGATCCGGTTCGTGGCTGTACCAGCGGCGCAGTTCGGTGGACGGGGCGACATCGCGCAGCCACTCGTCCAGGTGCGCGTCCTCCTTGCGCATGCCCCGCGGCCAGATGCGGTCGACGAGCACCCGCTTGCCGTCCTGCGGCGAGGTCTCTTCGTAAACCCTGCGGTAGGTGATCTGTTCGGCCATGACAGCACCCTCCCGATCGATCGGTCCGCATCCGGCGCGGAGCCGGACGACAGCGGCGACTTCATCTGTGGGAACGGGGCAATTCGGATGATCCCCATTCTACCGTCGGGTGATCCGGTCGACTCCGACGCGAGCGCGGGTCCGTGACGTTGTCGGCGCACTCGGGGACTCGGGTCGGTCCTTGAGCCCGTCGCAGACGAGCATGAGCACGTCGTCCAGGCCGCGGTTCTTCAGCTCGGTGAACACGTGCAGCCAGTACTCGGCGCCCTCGCCGCCGTCGCCGGCCCGGATGCCGACGGGTACGGTACGGCCGGCAGGGAAGCGGCGCAGCGCAGAGTTCATGGTCACGTGGGAGGCTATGAAGCCGGGCGAGCAGTTTCCACTCCCTGGGCGTGTGACGCTCGTGGCTCTTCCTCGACAGCTGCCGGACCCGACGTTCGCCGCCACGGTGATCTGCTGTTCGCGCTCACACCGCTCGGCTTCCTTGTACGGGCCGCATGCTCCCGTTGCACGGGTTGAAGACCGAACTTAGGTCTGCAGGCGTACCAGGCGTACGTCGCAGGTCCGTTACGTCCGGTCGTCGCGGTCGCTAGCGTCGGGATCATGGACACCACCGGGACCCTCGACGAAGCTCTCCAGCGACTGCACGACTACGGCCCTGAACGCGACGGTTGGTTGTCCAACCACGGTCCGATGGCGGTGGAGGCGTTGGTCCGCAACGGTCACGCGACCACGGTGCACCGCTGGCTGGACTACTACCGCGACAAGCTGGAGGACCTGCCCCGTGCCACCGATCCGATCACCGCGGACGGATGGCAGGAGGCGTTGGGTGATCCCCGCCGGATCGGCGACTGGACGGCGCACTTCGTTCGTCAGACCGCCGACCGGCCGTGGCGCGAGGTGCTGGTGGAGTGGTGGCCACGCCTGCTTCCGGGCATCGCCGCCGGTGCCACCCATCCGGTGATCCGTGTCGGCCATGCCGTCCGCACCCTCCTGGACGACGAACACGGCAACGACGCGGGTGCCGGGTCGAGCGCCGACCCGCGTACCGCAGAACTGGCCCATGGCCTCGCCTACTGGGCGGCCCGGAGCCTGCCGACGCCCG
It includes:
- a CDS encoding excinuclease ABC subunit UvrA → MAHDEVTGGEPSAGVPGARGADAAEPPLSVQVHGAKVHNLKNIDVTVPLRRLVAVAGVSGSGKSSLAMGVLYAEGSRRYIEALSTYTRRRMAQAPRAAVDSVEHVPAALALRQRPGVPGVRSTFGTSTELLNVLRLLFSRLGSHLCPKGHRQDPTIDVAAGLDLTCPVCEVTFYPPGAQSLAFNSDGACPRCTGTGTVREVDEAALVPDPRRTIAEGAVAPWSMFGLTVMPQVVAELGVRTDVPYAELTAREREIVLHGPAEQRHISVRSKNGKFFELDFTYRNARRAVEEALNNATTERGLNRVNRFVSAQVCPTCHGARLSEQARATLVDGVDLAEATAKTLDELTAWAPTLVDALPSEMHPMARNIVATLLETARRLVELGLGYLALDRASSTLSTGERQRVQLARAVRNRTTGVLYVLDEPSIGLHPSNVDGLLGVMRDLLRDGNSVVLVDHDVQVLREADWLIEIGPGSGTEGGTVLATGDVTALGENPDSVIGGFLTGREPVLVRRRAERDVMFDQGRIHLSTRPLHTVHALDVDIPQGRLTAVTGVSGSGKTTLILESLIPALRAKAAGSALPDHVRAVDARTITRVNTVDATPIGVNVRSTVATYSGILDDLRRAYAATDAAGQRGLTAADFSYNTGSLRCPRCEGTGQVSLDVQFLPDVDIACPACDGARYAPAAADIRRPAPENPDDGLSLPELLALTVGQAIEQVGDIRRVRTRLQALIDLGLGYLTLGEDTPALSGGEAQRLKLATELTRDQSDTLFVLDEPSVGLHPLDIRTLLDVLQRLGDNGATVIVIEHDLDMIANADYVIDMGPGGGAAGGTVVATGTPDDLAHDPHSVTARYLSRHLHPTKP
- a CDS encoding VOC family protein, which produces MATRLVQINMKALDDLLLGRFWAEALGWGVDSEGPGVTNLEPVGFAYPAPAAVCIDLVARPEPKTVKNRVHVDLATTSTAHQTELVARLRDLGARPADVGQGEVPWTVMADPEGNEFCVLEPRPRYRDTGPIAAVVVDCTDPREMARFWGEAMDWTLHEVTDDHASMRSAEGVGPYLEFVRTPDTKKVWNRVHLDVCPYPGDDPAAEEARLCALGATDPGVDRSAIHWTVLADPENNEFCLLSPR
- a CDS encoding DUF488 domain-containing protein; this translates as MAEQITYRRVYEETSPQDGKRVLVDRIWPRGMRKEDAHLDEWLRDVAPSTELRRWYSHEPDRFTEFRRRYRAELRDAGHREAAGRLRDLAAHDRLTLLTATKDVDHSQAAVLAEWLAG